One window of Botrimarina mediterranea genomic DNA carries:
- a CDS encoding helix-turn-helix domain-containing protein: MAPHGLTTTRSTNASAEGRAWWTVAELAKHYGLSERTVYAAIERGDLTEHRFGGKRRGIRVADADRLEWEGRSREAQSARTTATTSRGPKPRPLVAKHFPH, encoded by the coding sequence ATGGCGCCGCACGGGCTGACAACCACCAGGTCGACGAACGCGTCCGCGGAAGGGCGCGCCTGGTGGACGGTGGCCGAGCTGGCCAAGCACTACGGGCTATCGGAAAGAACCGTGTACGCCGCGATCGAGCGAGGCGACCTGACGGAACATCGCTTCGGCGGCAAGCGGCGCGGCATCCGGGTCGCCGACGCCGATCGACTCGAGTGGGAAGGACGCAGCCGCGAGGCGCAGTCCGCTCGAACCACCGCAACAACGTCTCGCGGCCCCAAGCCACGGCCCTTGGTGGCTAAGCATTTCCCACACTAG
- a CDS encoding type IV secretory system conjugative DNA transfer family protein — protein sequence MLIPKEPVARPGGHFKEGLFCGVTRRRDTGSPRAFVCRENHWNIFGRNGSAKFVSNGAFVSAFNRRGGGLFISPKSDEWTNFGVQRGADPRLWERSQSLGRSLGVNPVVTRDPPRVTASWFVPNGRCFIVAPENDSQFEGSCWNPLMDCGIAPEGAAIPEAWSRLIAVCGSPFPAADPGSNRDSFWWQSPTAALAAASAFILCTDPRPGHWNLAYALRWVLGYDENPGRFGYDEHGRLKVAVGSPLMQQVHFREMAMASELLDGQVAMAGNALLQMGEKTFGGVNAELQAKANFLVDPRYQRVMGRSDFSLEEIGADPEWPVSAYFSPVAGEGEEPLAFLRMAYRLGSQIFLKRDFKPEHPIVVVGDEIGSSWGRGLRHEVLNLHTYGRFRNVMCINYWQDLSQTYSALGREGAQTALANSAQMFFGGACREGREYLRERLGEKTIHIGGFGRQRERRQVELASSDAIDRDLNMGSSLAYVLPSSSRPVCVRRVAFKTIRTPEGAVYEGLPGVRGHYSEF from the coding sequence ATGCTCATCCCCAAGGAGCCCGTCGCCAGGCCCGGCGGTCACTTCAAGGAAGGGCTGTTTTGCGGCGTCACACGACGTCGCGACACAGGCAGTCCCCGCGCGTTCGTCTGCCGGGAGAATCACTGGAACATATTCGGACGAAATGGCTCGGCGAAGTTCGTCTCGAACGGGGCGTTCGTGAGCGCCTTCAACCGTCGCGGAGGCGGTCTCTTTATCTCGCCCAAGAGCGACGAATGGACCAACTTCGGCGTCCAGCGCGGCGCGGACCCGCGGCTCTGGGAGCGTAGCCAAAGCCTGGGGCGTTCTCTGGGCGTGAACCCGGTTGTGACCCGAGACCCACCGCGGGTGACGGCGTCGTGGTTCGTCCCCAACGGCCGCTGTTTCATCGTCGCGCCCGAGAACGACTCTCAGTTTGAGGGGAGCTGCTGGAATCCCCTCATGGACTGCGGGATCGCCCCGGAAGGCGCCGCCATCCCCGAAGCGTGGAGCCGGCTCATCGCGGTTTGTGGTTCGCCGTTTCCCGCGGCGGACCCGGGATCGAACCGCGATTCGTTCTGGTGGCAATCGCCCACGGCCGCGTTGGCGGCCGCGTCGGCGTTTATCTTGTGCACCGATCCGCGCCCCGGTCACTGGAACCTCGCGTACGCGCTTAGGTGGGTGCTCGGCTATGACGAAAACCCCGGACGGTTCGGCTATGACGAGCACGGCAGGCTCAAGGTCGCGGTGGGCTCACCGCTGATGCAGCAGGTGCACTTCCGTGAGATGGCGATGGCGTCAGAACTCCTTGATGGCCAAGTCGCAATGGCGGGCAACGCCCTGCTGCAAATGGGCGAGAAGACGTTTGGGGGGGTGAACGCCGAGCTTCAGGCGAAGGCGAACTTCCTTGTCGATCCACGCTACCAACGGGTGATGGGGCGGAGCGACTTCTCGCTCGAAGAGATCGGCGCCGACCCGGAATGGCCGGTGAGCGCTTACTTCAGTCCGGTAGCGGGGGAGGGGGAAGAGCCGCTGGCGTTCTTGCGGATGGCCTACCGTCTCGGATCTCAGATCTTCCTGAAACGCGACTTTAAGCCGGAGCACCCGATCGTCGTGGTCGGCGACGAAATCGGCTCGTCGTGGGGCCGCGGGCTCCGGCACGAGGTGCTCAACCTGCACACCTACGGTCGTTTCCGCAACGTGATGTGCATCAATTACTGGCAAGACCTGAGCCAGACCTACTCCGCGTTAGGCCGGGAAGGCGCCCAGACGGCGCTCGCCAATTCCGCACAGATGTTCTTTGGGGGCGCCTGCCGCGAGGGGCGGGAGTACCTGCGAGAACGCCTGGGCGAGAAGACGATCCATATCGGCGGTTTTGGCCGGCAACGCGAGCGGCGGCAGGTCGAATTAGCGTCCTCGGACGCCATCGACCGCGACCTCAACATGGGCTCAAGCCTGGCTTATGTCTTGCCATCCAGCAGCCGCCCGGTATGCGTCCGGCGGGTGGCGTTCAAGACAATCCGCACGCCCGAAGGGGCCGTTTACGAAGGGCTCCCGGGCGTCCGGGGGCACTATAGCGAGTTCTGA
- a CDS encoding vWA domain-containing protein, whose protein sequence is MRVLLAPLCLAAMAAGCEHEHLPPAFERFYVVDDQMALAERAAIVGAIQDQYANRAAPGEPIQVVVSDDLRHRCVFSIIVPEKARGNSRLRDPKAKREFGRLVQWMRSEGTGDPGQLGLGGLPATVNSLKLSALPNRIVIAKGDPVYDEPGTGAGWSFRKGVIANDACHSSEAFPLNVDPFNEPAEINFWLPETVGVSPDHERAVMRFWALWARGHNAELRRATPELTSALDFSVAAFSEVRRDEKERKPGMRVVTRLTEQEPKPEPVAEQVTVTATRTTPKTFTPPPPPRGTREGDLWELGRECVGNVLVVDHSPSMVGDIGPDGKLEVIPERQAGFNDLRAKLCVLIRDIPCQWINVAVFSGMPGQERADTASPEMLAATDENRTRLMDWLGKQQLGMGSAMLPAIERALSWENVDVITLVADGQPSGIGEQEAILARLQEVRRVRPLRVNVIAVGNLEKSRELRERLAFPGLEFLQRVADSTGGVLVRW, encoded by the coding sequence ATGAGAGTCTTACTCGCGCCGCTTTGCCTCGCGGCGATGGCGGCGGGGTGCGAACACGAGCACCTCCCGCCGGCGTTCGAGCGATTCTACGTTGTCGATGACCAGATGGCCCTCGCAGAACGGGCGGCCATCGTTGGGGCGATTCAGGACCAATACGCCAACCGGGCGGCGCCGGGCGAGCCAATCCAGGTCGTCGTCTCGGACGATCTGCGTCATCGCTGCGTGTTCTCCATCATCGTGCCGGAGAAGGCGCGGGGCAACTCCCGGCTACGAGACCCCAAAGCCAAACGTGAGTTCGGCCGACTTGTGCAGTGGATGCGATCAGAGGGGACTGGCGACCCCGGACAGTTGGGGCTTGGAGGTCTGCCTGCGACGGTCAATTCTTTGAAGCTTAGCGCTTTGCCCAACCGCATTGTGATTGCGAAGGGCGATCCGGTCTATGACGAGCCAGGCACAGGAGCGGGCTGGTCCTTTCGAAAAGGGGTTATCGCGAACGATGCGTGCCATTCGAGCGAGGCCTTCCCGCTCAACGTCGATCCGTTCAACGAACCCGCGGAGATTAATTTCTGGCTGCCCGAGACGGTCGGCGTTTCGCCGGACCACGAGCGGGCCGTGATGCGGTTCTGGGCGCTCTGGGCGAGGGGCCACAACGCAGAGCTGCGGCGGGCCACCCCGGAACTCACTTCCGCTCTAGACTTCTCGGTCGCCGCGTTTTCTGAGGTTCGTCGCGATGAGAAGGAGCGCAAGCCCGGCATGCGGGTGGTGACGCGTTTGACTGAGCAAGAGCCGAAGCCGGAACCGGTAGCCGAACAGGTCACCGTCACGGCGACGCGCACGACCCCCAAGACGTTCACTCCGCCGCCGCCCCCACGGGGCACGCGCGAGGGAGACCTGTGGGAGCTCGGCCGGGAGTGTGTCGGGAACGTGTTAGTGGTTGATCACAGCCCTTCGATGGTCGGCGACATCGGACCGGATGGAAAGCTCGAAGTAATCCCCGAGCGCCAAGCGGGGTTCAACGATTTGCGGGCGAAGCTCTGTGTCTTGATCCGCGACATCCCCTGCCAATGGATCAACGTCGCCGTCTTCTCCGGCATGCCTGGTCAAGAACGGGCAGACACGGCCTCGCCGGAGATGCTCGCCGCGACGGACGAGAACCGGACGCGGCTGATGGACTGGCTAGGGAAGCAGCAGCTGGGAATGGGCTCTGCGATGCTCCCGGCAATCGAGCGCGCCCTCAGCTGGGAAAACGTCGACGTGATCACGCTCGTCGCGGACGGTCAGCCGAGCGGGATCGGCGAGCAGGAAGCGATCCTGGCGAGGCTTCAAGAGGTCCGCCGCGTGCGCCCGCTGCGCGTAAATGTGATCGCGGTTGGCAACCTTGAGAAGAGCCGTGAGCTGCGTGAGCGGCTCGCCTTCCCGGGCCTTGAATTCTTGCAGCGCGTCGCCGATTCGACAGGCGGCGTGCTGGTCCGCTGGTGA